TCCACAGGAATTTAAAAAAATCGTGGATATCATCAAAGAAGCACGAAGAATCTACATCATTGGTGCTGGAAGGAGCGGACTGGTGGCCAAGGCCTTCGCCATGCGCTTGGTGCACTTGAGGAAAAGAACCTTCGTGGTTGGGGAGACCGTGGTTCCTGCCATGCGTAAGCAGGATATTTTGATAGCTGTCTCTGGCTCCGGAAGAACCAAATCCGTAGTCGAAATCGCCAAAACAGCCAGGTCCATTGGAGGTAAAGTGGTAGCGGTAATCGGGGATAAGCAATCCGAACTTGCACAATGCTCGGATTTAATCGTGGAAATTCCAGTGCCCAAGGTGAAGGACGTCATCACCAGTTACGATTCCCGGCAGTTGATCGGTAAAATAACTCTAGCTCCCCTGGGCTCGCTCTTTGAACTCTCTGCCATGATATTCTTCGAATGCGTCGTCACCGAGTTGATGAGAAAGCTTGAAATCAGCGAAGAGCAGATGAAGCGGGAGCATACCATTTTAGAATAGCCATGTTAATTTCCAACACCGCTTTTGCGTTTTCTCCTCGCTGATGGGAATTTTAGGTATAAAAAACATTACCCATAATCTTCCAAGGTCTGAGAGAGGCTCTCAGAGCTTATTTTACTTTTGGAAATTTTCCGATTCCTTCAAAGGTAGAGCGATCCTTTCAGGATCAATCGTGCATATTAATAAAGGCGAGGCTGAAAGCCTCGCACTACTACATCTTCTCGAAAAGTTTTGTCGCCCTTTTCACCAGGTAAGGTTTAAGCTCTTCAAAGATTTGGGCTTGATTCTCGATTAATTGGTCGGCTTTCTTCGTCGAGATGCCCTTCGCCTCCAAAATATAAGAGGCTGTGCGACCGTAATAAAGGGGTGTCATCATGCTGACCAGCTTTTGCTTGTCCTTCTTCCACTTTTTATAATTTAACGCAAAATCATAGACCACTTTCGCCCACAAATCCGACGGAAAGTTGAATTCATTGCGACTTTGTAAGAACACCCTTTCAACTCCGTTAAAGCTCTCTTCAGATAAAACTTCCCTCCACAGAGGACTAAAATGACCGAACCCAAGACAAAAATTCTCGATGAGATCCTGTATGGAGACCTTGATTGGCTCCGGTTCAACCTTTGGAGCTCGCCCATAAAAATCAACTTCATCGCTTTCCTTAATCCTGTACAACTTATCTTCATGCTGAGCCATGAGGGTAAAAAGAGTCCCCGCGACCTGTCTAAACATGGGACCCAAAGTTGTCGGTTCCCTCCCGGTATGGACCTTTGTGCCCAGTCGAGATTGACAAACCTTGACTCCTTGCTCAATCGCCGTTATAGTGAGCCAGATATCGATACCATATTTGGCCACATCGGTTTCCCAAACATCCTGCTTTATATAGAAGTCAAAGAGCTCTCTAGAGATGCCAAACTCTCCTCCAATTGGTTGACGGATTCTTTTACCAAAAATGGCTCTGGTGAGAGGATAAGCGAGGAGCTTGGTGATGGTTCCATCATATTTGTGACGCGTATAATAGGGTGCTACGAATTCGTATTCACCCTTCAGAATGGGATCCGCAAGGAGTTCTATCCACTCGGGAACAATGCTTTTCAAGTCGGAGTCCACCACAATTATGACATCGGCTCTCAAAGCATAGCCGATCTCAAATACTGCCCGGAGGGAAGAACCTTTTCCAGGTAGTCCTCGGTAAATGGTGACCAATCTCTCAACACCCGCTGAGCGGGGAAGGCCTTGAGCCATCTCACGGCTGTCGTCGGTGGAGCCTCCATCGGAGACCACGATCAAAGACCTTTTATCGGGGAAATATTTACGCAAGCCGGTCTCAACGGTGTTTATGACATAACCCACGGTCCTCTGGTTATTGTAGCAGGGGATACCGACCAGTAGATCAACCTGACCTATTCCTTTGATCCTCGATCTAGCTTCATCACGAAGTGCAGTAGCAAATATCATATTAATTCCCACTTTCTCAATCTCTTATATTTATATAAGTCCTGTGGGTATAAGTCCCATGGGCACCGGAGCCTTCAAATTCTGAGACTACCTACTAAGATCAATGACCTTATCTGCATAGGCATCATATCTATCACTGCAGGTAAAAAGGATTATCTGGTATTCCTTTGTGATTTCTTTGACCAATTCCATGGTGTTCCTCAATCTTTCATCATCGAAGGTGATGAAGGGATCATCGAAAAGCAAAGGAGGCTTTTTGCCCTTGGAGATAAGCTTGACCAAACCCAAACGAGCTGATAGATAGATCTGGTCGATGGTTGCCCGACTGAGTTCCCGGGCTTTTACATAGTCCTTCTTTTCCTCAGAGTAGACGAAAAACTCCAAATTTTCCTGATTTACTTTTACCCTGTTATATTTACCATCGGTTATTATGTTAATATATCTGGAAACCTCTTCCTCCAAGACCTTCGTCGCCGAGCGTAGAGTGGCTTTTCGGGCTTCATCTATGCTTTTCAATACAAGCTCATAAACTCTTCGTCGCCTTTGGTAGAATTCCAGCTTCTGTTGTAAATCGGCGAGTTTCTCATCAATGGCTGCCAAATCCTCAGAGGTGGCTCTAGCTTGGGAGATGACGATCTCCAACTTCTTTTTTTCCTCCTCAAGTGCCCTTTTTTTCTCCGCCAG
This window of the Actinomycetota bacterium genome carries:
- the hxlB gene encoding 6-phospho-3-hexuloisomerase, with translation MYYRELLDGIGEVTSKIDPQEFKKIVDIIKEARRIYIIGAGRSGLVAKAFAMRLVHLRKRTFVVGETVVPAMRKQDILIAVSGSGRTKSVVEIAKTARSIGGKVVAVIGDKQSELAQCSDLIVEIPVPKVKDVITSYDSRQLIGKITLAPLGSLFELSAMIFFECVVTELMRKLEISEEQMKREHTILE
- a CDS encoding glycosyltransferase; amino-acid sequence: MIFATALRDEARSRIKGIGQVDLLVGIPCYNNQRTVGYVINTVETGLRKYFPDKRSLIVVSDGGSTDDSREMAQGLPRSAGVERLVTIYRGLPGKGSSLRAVFEIGYALRADVIIVVDSDLKSIVPEWIELLADPILKGEYEFVAPYYTRHKYDGTITKLLAYPLTRAIFGKRIRQPIGGEFGISRELFDFYIKQDVWETDVAKYGIDIWLTITAIEQGVKVCQSRLGTKVHTGREPTTLGPMFRQVAGTLFTLMAQHEDKLYRIKESDEVDFYGRAPKVEPEPIKVSIQDLIENFCLGFGHFSPLWREVLSEESFNGVERVFLQSRNEFNFPSDLWAKVVYDFALNYKKWKKDKQKLVSMMTPLYYGRTASYILEAKGISTKKADQLIENQAQIFEELKPYLVKRATKLFEKM